A genomic stretch from Hemibagrus wyckioides isolate EC202008001 linkage group LG20, SWU_Hwy_1.0, whole genome shotgun sequence includes:
- the cirbpa gene encoding cold inducible RNA binding protein a isoform X3, which translates to MSDEGKLFIGGLSFDTTEQSLEDAFSKYGVITNVHVARNRETNRSRGFGFVTFENPEDAKDAMEGMNGKSVDGRAIRVDEAGKGGSGRSGGGGYRGGSGGGRGGGYFRGGGGSYGGGDRGYGGGDRGYGGGDRGYGGGDRGYGGDRGYSGGYKSGGGGGGGYNRDRSSSYGDRGNSYRDNYDGYAAHE; encoded by the exons ATGTCTGACGAAGGAAAGCTTTTTATTGGAGGTCTGAGCTTCGACACCACGGAGCAGTCCCTGGAGGATGCCTTCTCTAAATACGGCGTCATCACCAATG ttcatGTTgccagaaacagagaaacaaacaggTCGAGAGGGTTTGGCTTTGTCACGTTCGAGAATCCTGAAGATGCAAAAGATGCCATGGAGGGAATGAATGGAAAA TCTGTGGACGGCAGGGCGATCCGTGTGGATGAGGCTGGGAAGGGTGGCAGCGGCCGCTCCGGAGGTGGCGGATACAGAGGTGGcagtggaggaggaagaggaggtggaTACTTCCGTGGAG gtggtGGAAGTTATGGAGGTGGTGACCGGGGGTATGGAGGTGGTGACCGTGGATATGGAGGTGGTGACCGTGGATATGGTGGCGGTGACCGTGGTTATGGAGGAGACCGGGGGTATAGTGGTGGCTACAAgagcggtggtggcggtggcggtggatACAATAGAGACAG GAGTTCCAGCTATGGAGACCGTGGAAACTCCTACAGAGACAACTATGATGGATATG
- the cirbpa gene encoding cold inducible RNA binding protein a isoform X2, translating to MSDEGKLFIGGLSFDTTEQSLEDAFSKYGVITNVHVARNRETNRSRGFGFVTFENPEDAKDAMEGMNGKSVDGRAIRVDEAGKGGSGRSGGGGYRGGSGGGRGGGYFRGGRGRGGGSYGGGDRGYGGGDRGYGGGDRGYGGGDRGYGGDRGYSGGYKSGGGGGGGYNRDRSSSYGDRGNSYRDNYDGYDW from the exons ATGTCTGACGAAGGAAAGCTTTTTATTGGAGGTCTGAGCTTCGACACCACGGAGCAGTCCCTGGAGGATGCCTTCTCTAAATACGGCGTCATCACCAATG ttcatGTTgccagaaacagagaaacaaacaggTCGAGAGGGTTTGGCTTTGTCACGTTCGAGAATCCTGAAGATGCAAAAGATGCCATGGAGGGAATGAATGGAAAA TCTGTGGACGGCAGGGCGATCCGTGTGGATGAGGCTGGGAAGGGTGGCAGCGGCCGCTCCGGAGGTGGCGGATACAGAGGTGGcagtggaggaggaagaggaggtggaTACTTCCGTGGAGGTAGAGGAAGAG gtggtGGAAGTTATGGAGGTGGTGACCGGGGGTATGGAGGTGGTGACCGTGGATATGGAGGTGGTGACCGTGGATATGGTGGCGGTGACCGTGGTTATGGAGGAGACCGGGGGTATAGTGGTGGCTACAAgagcggtggtggcggtggcggtggatACAATAGAGACAG GAGTTCCAGCTATGGAGACCGTGGAAACTCCTACAGAGACAACTATGATGGATATG
- the cirbpa gene encoding cold inducible RNA binding protein a isoform X1 yields MSDEGKLFIGGLSFDTTEQSLEDAFSKYGVITNVHVARNRETNRSRGFGFVTFENPEDAKDAMEGMNGKSVDGRAIRVDEAGKGGSGRSGGGGYRGGSGGGRGGGYFRGGRGRGGGSYGGGDRGYGGGDRGYGGGDRGYGGGDRGYGGDRGYSGGYKSGGGGGGGYNRDRSSSYGDRGNSYRDNYDGYAAHE; encoded by the exons ATGTCTGACGAAGGAAAGCTTTTTATTGGAGGTCTGAGCTTCGACACCACGGAGCAGTCCCTGGAGGATGCCTTCTCTAAATACGGCGTCATCACCAATG ttcatGTTgccagaaacagagaaacaaacaggTCGAGAGGGTTTGGCTTTGTCACGTTCGAGAATCCTGAAGATGCAAAAGATGCCATGGAGGGAATGAATGGAAAA TCTGTGGACGGCAGGGCGATCCGTGTGGATGAGGCTGGGAAGGGTGGCAGCGGCCGCTCCGGAGGTGGCGGATACAGAGGTGGcagtggaggaggaagaggaggtggaTACTTCCGTGGAGGTAGAGGAAGAG gtggtGGAAGTTATGGAGGTGGTGACCGGGGGTATGGAGGTGGTGACCGTGGATATGGAGGTGGTGACCGTGGATATGGTGGCGGTGACCGTGGTTATGGAGGAGACCGGGGGTATAGTGGTGGCTACAAgagcggtggtggcggtggcggtggatACAATAGAGACAG GAGTTCCAGCTATGGAGACCGTGGAAACTCCTACAGAGACAACTATGATGGATATG